A window from Equus caballus isolate H_3958 breed thoroughbred chromosome 8, TB-T2T, whole genome shotgun sequence encodes these proteins:
- the GGT5 gene encoding glutathione hydrolase 5 proenzyme → MAQGRRATVGMVLLGLGLALAIIVPAVVLSRHLAHCGPQAFDHAAVAADSKVCSDIGRAILQQNGSAMDATIAALVCTGVVNPQSMGLGGGVIFTIYNATTGKVEVINARETVPARHVPDLLDQCEQAQPLGTGAQWIGVPGELRGYAEAHRRHGRLAWAQLFQPTIALLRGGYRLPPVLGQFLNHSLLRPSLNASSLRQLFFNGTEPLRPQDPFPWPTLAATLETVATEGAEVFYTGRLGQTLLEDIAKEGSWLTLQDLASFRPEVVDALAVPLGDYTLYSPPPPAGGAILSFILNVLKGFNFSAESVARPEGSVNLYHHLVETLKFAGGQRWRLWDPRSHPELQNASQVLLGEALAKHVRQQIDARGDHQLSHYSLAGALGYRMGTAHVSVLAEDGSAVAATSTINTPFGAMVYSPRTGILLNNELLDLCWRRLTGSSITPRPVAGERPPSSMVPSILVNAAQGSKLVIGGAGGELIISAVVQAIVNKLWLGFDLEAAIAAPILHVDSQGQVDYEPSFSQEVRKGLQDRGQSQSRRPFFLNVVQAVSQDGACVYAASDPRKGGKASGY, encoded by the exons CGCCATCCTCCAGCAGAACGGCTCAGCCATGGATGCCACCATCGCAGCTCTGGTCTGCACAGGTGTCGTCAACCCCCAGAGCATGGGCCTGGGTGGAGGGGTCATCTTCACCATCTACAATGCGACCACAG GGAAGGTGGAGGTCATCAATGCCAGGGAGACAGTGCCTGCCAGACACGTCCCGGATCTGCTGGACCAGTGTGAGCAGGCCCAGCCACTGGGCACAG GGGCTCAGTGGATCGGGGTGCCTGGGGAGCTCCGTGGCTACGCCGAGGCCCACCGCCGCCACGGCCGCCTGGCCTGGGCGCAGCTGTTCCAGCCCACCATCGCGCTGCTCCGAGGGGGCTACCGCCTCCCCCCCGTCCTCGGTCAGTTCCTCAACCACAGCCTCCTGCGGCCTTCCTTGAATGCCTCATCCCTGAG GCAGCTCTTCTTCAACGGGACAGAGCCGCTGAGGCCTCAGGACCCATTCCCGTGGCCCACGCTGGCTGCCACCCTGGAGACTGTGGCCACGGAGGGCGCAGAGGTCTTCTACACGGGGAGGCTGGGCCAGACGCTGCTGGAGGACATTGCCAAGGAAG GCAGCTGGCTGACCCTGCAGGACCTGGCGTCGTTCCGGCCGGAGGTGGTGGACGCCCTGGCGGTGCCCCTGGGAGACTACACCCTGTACTCACCACCACCGCCTGCAGGGGGCGCCATTCTCAGCTTCATCCTCAATGTGCTCAAAG gGTTCAACTTCTCGGCAGAGTCAGTGGCCCGGCCCGAGGGGAGCGTGAACTTGTACCATCACCTCGTGGAGACCCTCAAGTTTGCCGGGGGGCAGAGGTGGCGGCTGTGGGACCCTCGAAGCCACCCGGAGCTCCAG AATGCCTCCCAGGTCCTGCTGGGGGAGGCTCTGGCAAAGCACGTCCGCCAGCAGATCGACGCCCGGGGCGACCACCAGCTCAGCCACTACAGCCTGGCCGGGGCCTTGGGCTACAGGATGGGCACAGCCCACGTGTCTGTGCTGGCAGAGGATGGTAGTGCTGTGGCCGCCACCAGCACCATCAACACGCC CTTCGGAGCGATGGTATACTCACCACGCACAGGGATTCTCCTTAACAATGAGCTCCTGGACCTTTGCTGGAGGCGCCTGACAGGCTCCAGTATCACCCCCCGACCTG TTGCAGGTGAGAGGCCCCCATCATCCATGGTACCCTCCATCTTGGTCAACGCAGCTCAGGGGTCAAAGCTGGTGATtggtggggctgggggggagCTCATCATCTCTGCTGTGGTCCAG GCCATCGTGAACAAGCTGTGGCTTGGCTTTGACCTGGAAGCAGCCATCGCAGCCCCGATCCTGCACGTCGACAGCCAGGGCCAGGTGGACTACGAGCCCAgtttcagccag gaggTGCGGAAGGGGCTTCAGGACCGGGGCCAGAGCCAGAGCAGGAGGCCCTTTTTCCTGAACGTGGTCCAGGCTGTGTCCCAGGACGGCGCCTGTGTGTATGCCGCGTCGGACCCGAGGAAGGGGGGGAAGGCCTCGGGCTACTGA